The following coding sequences are from one Loxodonta africana isolate mLoxAfr1 chromosome 18, mLoxAfr1.hap2, whole genome shotgun sequence window:
- the RNASEK gene encoding ribonuclease kappa, translating to MASLLCCGPKLAACGIVLSAWGVIMLIMLGIFFNVHSAVLIEDVPFTEKDFENGPQNIYNLYEQVSYNCFIAAGLYLLLGGFSFCQVRLNKRKEYMVR from the exons ATGGCGTCTCTCCTGTGCTGTGGGCCCAAGCTGGCCGCCTGCGGCATTGTCCTCAGCGCCTGGGGCGTGATCATGTTG ATAATGCTCGGAATCTTTTTCAACGTCCACTCCGCGGTCCTTATTGAGGACGTTCCCTTCACGGAGAAAGATTTTGA GAATGGCCCCCAGAACATATACAACCTTTACGAGCAAGTCAGCTACAACTGCTTCATCGCCGCCGGCCTTTACCTCCTCCTCGGAGGCTTCTCCTTCTGCCAAGTTCGGCTCAATAAGCGCAAGGAATACATGGTGCGCTAG
- the ALOX12 gene encoding polyunsaturated fatty acid lipoxygenase ALOX12: MGRYRIRVATGAWLFSGSRNRVQLWLVGARGAAELELQLRTARGEEEEFEHDIPDDLGPLQFVKLRKHHSLVDDAWFCDRITVQGPGACAEAAFPCYRWVQGRGILSVPEGTARLAGANPLDVFQKYREKELEERREIYRWASWKEGLPLTIAANCKDDLPPNVRFHEEKRLDFECTLHAGVLETTLKRVYTLLSSWNHLENFNQIFWGQKSMLAEKVHQCWQDDELFGYQFLNGANPMLLRRSTSLPSRLVLPSGTEELQAQLEKELQNGSLFEADFILLDGIPANVIRGEQQYLAAPLVMLKMEPNGKLLPMVIQLQPPNSSSSTPPLFLPSDPPLAWLLAKSWVRNADFQLHQLQYHLLNTHLVAEVIAVATMRCLSELHPLFKLLAPHTRYTMEINTRARTQLISEGGIFDKAVSTGGGGHVALLRRAGAQLTYCSLCVPDDLANRGLLGLPCALYAHDALRLWEIIARYVERIVHLFYQRDDIVRGDPELQAWCWEITEVGLCQAQDRGFPVSFQSRAQLCHFLTMCVFTCTAQHSAINQGQLDWYAWVPNAPCTMRMPPPTTKEDITMATVMGSLPDVRQACLQMTITWHLGRRQPDMVPLGHHKEKYFSSPEAKAVLNQFQTDLENLEKEIIARNEQLDLPYEYLKPSRIENSVTI; encoded by the exons ATGGGCCGCTACCGCATCCGCGTGGCCACCGGAGCCTGGCTCTTCTCCGGGTCGCGCAACCGCGTGCAGCTGTGGCTGGTCGGGGCGCGCGGGGCGGCGGAGCTGGAGCTGCAGCTGCGGACGGCTCGGGGAGAG GAGGAGGAGTTTGAGCACGACATCCCCGACGACTTGGGGCCACTGCAGTTTGTGAAGCTGCGCAAGCACCACTCCCTGGTGGACGACGCGTGGTTCTGCGACCGCATCACCGTGCAGGGCCCCGGGGCCTGCGCCGAGGCCGCCTTCCCGTGCTATCGCTGGGTGCAGGGACGGGGCATCCTGAGCGTGCCCGAGGGCACCG CCCGCCTGGCAGGAGCCAATCCCTTGGATGTGTTCCAGAAGTATCGAGAGAAAGAACTAGAAGAAAGACGGGAGATCTACCG CTGGGCCTCCTGGAAGGAAGGATTACCCCTGACAATAGCTGCAAACTGCAAGGACGATCTACCTCCAAATGTGAGATTCCACGAGGAGAAGAGACTGGACTTTGAATGCACACTGCACGCAGG GGTTCTAGAGACCACCCTCAAGCGTGTTTATACCCTCCTGAGCTCCTGGAACCACCTGGAGAATTTCAATCAGATCTTCTGGGGCCAGAAGAGCATGCTGGCTG AAAAGGTTCACCAGTGCTGGCAGGACGATGAGCTTTTTGGCTACCAGTTCCTCAACGGCGCCAACCCCATGCTGTTGAGACGTTCCACATCTCTGCCCTCCCGGCTAGTGCTGCCCTCAGGGACAGAGGAGCTTCAGGCCCAGCTGGAGAAAGAACTCCAG AACGGTTCCCTGTTTGAGGCTGACTTTATCCTGCTGGACGGGATTCCAGCCAATGTGATCCGAGGAGAGCAGCAGTACCTAGCTGCTCCCCTTGTCATGCTGAAGATGGAACCCAATGGGAAGCTGCTACCCATGGTCATTCAG CTCCAGCCTCCCAACTCTAGCTCCTCCACCCCACCACTGTTCCTGCCCTCAGATCCTCCACTTGCTTGGCTTCTGGCAAAGTCCTGGGTCCGAAATGCAGACTTCCAACTGCACCAGCTTCAATATCATTTGCTGAACACTCATCTGGTGGCTGAGGTCATCGCTGTTGCCACTATGAGGTGCCTCTCAGAACTGCACCCTCTCTTCAAG CTCCTGGCCCCCCACACCCGATACACTATGGAAATCAACACCCGGGCCCGGACCCAGCTCATCTCAGAAGGGGGTATATTTGATAAG GCTGTGAGCACAGGAGGAGGGGGCCATGTGGCCTTGCTCCGTCGAGCAGGGGCCCAGCTGACCTACTGCTCCCTCTGTGTTCCTGACGACCTGGCTAACCGGGGCCTGCTGGGACTCCCCTGTGCTCTCTATGCCCATGATGCTTTACGGCTCTGGGAGATCATTGCCCG GTACGTGGAGAGGATCGTCCACCTCTTCTACCAAAGGGATGATATCGTGAGAGGGGACCCTGAGCTGCAGGCCTGGTGTTGGGAGATCACTGAGGTGGGGCTGTGCCAGGCCCAGGACCGAG GTTTCCCTGTTTCCTTCCAGTCCCGGGCTCAACTCTGCCATTTCCTTACCATGTGTGTCTTCACCTGCACTGCCCAGCATTCAGCCATCAACCAAGGCCAG CTTGACTGGTATGCCTGGGTCCCTAATGCCCCATGCACAATGCGGATGCCCCcacccaccaccaaggaagacatAACAATGGCCACAGTGATGGGGTCACTACCTGATGTCCGGCAGGCCTGTCTTCAAATGACCATCACATGGCATCTGGGTCGGCGGCAGCCAGACATG gtacctctggggcaccacaaagaaaaatatttctcaaGCCCCGAAGCGAAGGCTGTGCTAAACCAATTCCAAACAGATTTGGAAAACCTGGAAAAGGAGATTATAGCCCGGAATGAGCAACTTGACCTGCCCTATGAATACCTGAAGCCCAGCCGCATAGAGAACAGTGTCACTATCTGA